The following are encoded in a window of Etheostoma cragini isolate CJK2018 chromosome 7, CSU_Ecrag_1.0, whole genome shotgun sequence genomic DNA:
- the LOC117947029 gene encoding uridine-cytidine kinase-like 1 — protein sequence MSFADKELLQLLDMKIFVDTDSDIRLRRDITERGRDIEGVIKQYNKFVKPAFEQYIEPTMRLADIVVPRGGGNMVAIDLIVQHVHSQLEERELTVRALLASAQQTQPLPRTLSVLESTPQVRGLHTIIRNIETSRGEFIFYSKRLMRLLIEHALTFLPSQPSGVQTPQGYEYEGRSYNGRGITGVSVLRAGETMEPALRAVCKDVRIGKILIQTNIDSGEPELHYLRLPKDISEDHVILMDSTVSTGAAAMMAVRVLLDHEVQEENIALVSLLMAGLGVHSVAYAFPKVKIIISAVDKSLDNLLHVIPRIGDFGDRYFGTDGSDSWGDKDHEHPSC from the exons ATGTCTTTTGCAGACAAAGAGCTTCTTCAG CTCCTGGATATGAAAATCTTTGTGGACACAGACTCAGACATTCGGCTGCGCAGGGACATCACAGAACGTGGACGGGACATTGAAGGCGTCATCAAGCAATACAACAAGTTTGTGAAACCGGCCTTTGAGCAGTACATTGAGCCAACAATGAGACTGGCTGACATTGTTGTGCCGAGAG GTGGTGGGAATATGGTGGCTATTGATCTGATAGTGCAGCATGTTCACAGCCAGCTGGAGGAA CGTGAGCTCACTGTCAG GGCGCTCCTGGCCTCCGCTCAGCAGACTCAGCCGCTGCCCCGGACGCTCAGCGTGTTGGAGAGCACGCCGCAGGTCAGAGGCCTGCACACCATCATCAG GAATATAGAAACCAGTCGAGGTGAGTTCATCTTCTACTCAAAGAGATTAATGCGTCTTCTCATAGAACACGCACTGACGTTCCTACCATCTCAG CCGTCTGGAGTCCAGACTCCACAGGGCTATGAGTACGAGGGCCGCAGTTACAACGGGAGAGGG ATCACCGGTGTGTCGGTCTTGCGGGCGGGTGAGACCATGGAGCCCGCCCTGAGGGCCGTGTGCAAGGACGTCCGCATCGGCAAGATCCTCATCCAGACCAACATTGACTCAGGCGAACCAGAG CTGCATTACCTGCGTCTGCCCAAAGACATCAGCGAAGATCATGTCATCCTAATGGACAGCACGGTCTCCACCGGAGCTGCTGCCATGATGGCAGTACGAGTCCTATTG GATCACGAGGTGCAGGAGGAGAATATCGCCTTGGTGTCGTTGTTGATGGCGGGGCTAGGGGTTCACTCTGTGGCCTACGCCTTCCCGAAGGTCAAAATCATCATCAGCGCTGTGGACAAGAGTCTGGACAACTTGTTACATGTAATTCCCCGTATCG gggACTTTGGGGACCGGTACTTCGGTACAGACGGGTCCGACAGCTGGGGTGACAAAGACCACGAGCATCCGTCATGCTGA